In the Phaseolus vulgaris cultivar G19833 chromosome 7, P. vulgaris v2.0, whole genome shotgun sequence genome, one interval contains:
- the LOC137829632 gene encoding glutaredoxin-C11-like produces the protein MDRVRELASKKAAVIFTKSSCYMCHSITQLFYELGASPAVHELDKDAYGREMEWALRSMGCNPSVPAVFIGGKFVGSSKDVISLHVDGSLKQMLMAAKAIWF, from the coding sequence ATGGATAGAGTAAGAGAGTTGGCATCAAAGAAGGCAGCAGTTATATTCACCAAGAGTTCATGTTACATGTGCCACAGCATCACACAACTGTTCTACGAGCTTGGAGCAAGCCCTGCGGTGCATGAGCTTGACAAGGATGCCTATGGGAGGGAAATGGAGTGGGCTTTGAGGAGCATGGGGTGTAACCCTTCAGTGCCAGCAGTGTTCATTGGTGGCAAATTTGTAGGGTCATCAAAGGATGTGATATCCCTCCATGTTGATGGCTCTCTGAAACAAATGCTCATGGCTGCGAAGGCCATATGGTTCTAG